The Candidatus Cloacimonadota bacterium region AATTTAATGGATATATTGTTATTAGTAATTTTGCATAATTCAATTGATTCTATACAAACGGTATTATCGGGAAATACAATAAAAATTTCTGATAGTTCTTTAAAATGTTCTGGAAAATCAGTTTCGGGAATAATGGAAACAGAGCCATTATTCCCGATTGTTTTTTTAATAATACCAATGGAAATTAGATCTTCAACTTCCATTCATAATTATTATTACTCAATGATTTCTAACTCAGCTCTTTTACCCTGTTTGGTTGCTACTGAATTAAGAATGGTTCGCATAGCATTAGCAGTTCGTCCACCTTTACCAATGACCTTTCCGACTTCGCCTTCGCCAACACGCAATTCATATAGAGTAACTCTTTCTCCGGCTACCTCTTTAACAGAGACATCATCAGGGTTATCAACTAATGCTTTAGCCATGAATTCGACTAACTCTTTCATTCTTCACCTCCTGCATTGATGTTATTCACTGATTTCTCAGCGCTTTCATTAATTTCAATATTTTCTTCTTCAATTATTCTCGATTGCCTTTTTAATAATACCAATGGAAATTAAATCTTCAATTTCCATTAATAATTGTAATTATTCGAGAATTTCTAACTCAGCTCTTTTACCATGTTTGGTTGCTACTGAATTGAGAATAGTACGCATAGCATTAGCAGTTCGTCCACCTTTGCCAATAACCTTTCCGACTTCGCCTTCGCCAACTTTCAATTCATATAGAGTAACTCTTTCTCCAGCTACCTCTTTAACAGAGACATCATCAGGGTTATCAACTAATGCTTTAGCCATGAATTCGATTAACTCTTTCATTCTGCACCTCTTGTATTGATGTTATTTACTGATTTCTCAGTGCTTTCTCTAATTTCAATATTTTTTTCTGCAGTTATATCTGACTTCTTATTTGAGACTTTCTTACTATACTTCATCTCATGGATTTTTTTTAGAACTCCAGCACGTTTTAAAAGAGACTTTACTGTAGGTGATGGAATTGC contains the following coding sequences:
- a CDS encoding KH domain-containing protein, with product MKELVEFMAKALVDNPDDVSVKEVAGERVTLYELRVGEGEVGKVIGKGGRTANAMRTILNSVATKQGKRAELEIIE
- a CDS encoding KH domain-containing protein — encoded protein: MKELIEFMAKALVDNPDDVSVKEVAGERVTLYELKVGEGEVGKVIGKGGRTANAMRTILNSVATKHGKRAELEILE